From one Treponema denticola genomic stretch:
- a CDS encoding ATP-binding cassette domain-containing protein, which produces MKKTTAELSGIYKIYETENNQTGEVYKNAALTNVNIEFYTSEIHALLGENGAGKSTLVNIFSGLLSPTQGSIKIANKVFNFNSPNDALNAGVAIVHQRPRLAANASVFENIMIGTKHRSFLSLINLYSEKQKIENLKSKWNLDLDLNAKIKNLSADKRFYTAMFSALYTNPQFLILDEPASVFTDKERQTFFSVLKKTCAEEKIGVILITHKVEEALNFADRISVLKNGKMQGSFLTEDLGTDDEAELFIKKQIFSGDKFLKSEKEKPHDKNTEEKKSDSGCSFEFCISFNSGFGSEIKNFQVKAKRGNITGLVGFPNNGIEYLEDILSGMAMGKKTGMSNRYHTGSIVIENPKTEKKVFSCEKITPSLLLKNKIGFIPSDRNLRGADVNLSIEEVLNCYRFKNNFFDKKNSDEFILSLLKAENITADKNRLAGTLSGGQLQRLILSRCLAENPEIIIAAEPAWGLDLLSTELLMNKFRALAEQGRIIIILTKEFDTASYKNAFDAVYFLGKEN; this is translated from the coding sequence GAGCCGGAAAATCTACCTTGGTAAATATTTTTTCGGGGCTTCTTTCTCCGACGCAGGGTTCAATAAAAATAGCTAATAAGGTTTTTAATTTTAATTCCCCGAATGATGCTTTAAATGCCGGTGTTGCGATTGTTCATCAGCGTCCCCGCCTTGCCGCAAATGCAAGCGTTTTTGAAAACATAATGATAGGAACAAAACACAGAAGCTTCTTATCGCTTATAAATCTTTATTCCGAAAAACAAAAAATAGAAAATTTAAAATCCAAATGGAATTTAGATTTGGATTTAAATGCCAAAATAAAAAATCTATCTGCAGATAAAAGATTTTATACTGCAATGTTTTCGGCTCTTTATACTAATCCGCAATTTTTAATTTTAGATGAACCTGCTTCCGTTTTTACGGATAAAGAGCGGCAGACTTTTTTTTCGGTATTAAAAAAAACATGTGCGGAAGAAAAAATAGGCGTTATTTTAATTACTCATAAGGTCGAAGAAGCCCTAAACTTTGCAGATAGGATTTCGGTTTTAAAAAACGGAAAAATGCAGGGCTCCTTTTTAACTGAAGATTTGGGAACCGATGATGAAGCCGAGCTTTTTATAAAAAAACAAATATTTTCAGGCGATAAATTTTTAAAGAGCGAAAAAGAAAAGCCCCATGATAAAAATACGGAAGAAAAAAAATCGGATTCCGGTTGCAGTTTTGAATTTTGTATTTCTTTTAATTCCGGATTCGGATCCGAAATAAAAAATTTTCAGGTTAAAGCCAAACGTGGAAACATTACCGGACTTGTAGGCTTTCCTAACAACGGTATCGAATACTTGGAGGATATTCTTTCAGGAATGGCTATGGGTAAGAAGACCGGTATGAGTAATAGGTACCATACCGGAAGTATAGTAATTGAAAATCCTAAAACGGAAAAAAAAGTTTTTAGCTGCGAAAAAATTACTCCATCCCTTCTTTTAAAAAATAAAATTGGCTTTATTCCCTCGGATAGAAATTTACGCGGTGCTGATGTAAATCTTTCAATCGAAGAAGTTTTAAATTGTTACCGCTTTAAAAATAATTTTTTCGATAAAAAAAATTCCGATGAATTTATTTTATCGTTATTGAAAGCTGAAAATATAACTGCCGATAAAAACCGTTTGGCGGGTACGCTTTCAGGCGGACAGCTCCAGCGTCTGATATTGTCCCGCTGTCTTGCTGAAAATCCTGAAATCATAATAGCAGCAGAACCTGCATGGGGTTTGGACCTTTTGAGCACGGAACTTCTTATGAATAAGTTTAGGGCTCTTGCCGAGCAGGGTAGAATCATTATAATATTAACAAAAGAATTTGATACGGCTTCTTATAAAAACGCTTTTGATGCCGTTTATTTTTTAGGAAAAGAAAATTGA